CGATGCCGAGAAGCGTCTTGCCGTCGTAAGTGCCGCCCTTCGGTTTGATGTCGATGGTGATCGGCGATTTCGTTGCGTCGATCGTGTAAGTACCAGTTGTGGGCGCGGCCTTCGAGTCTTTGGCCGGTGTGAGCGTGTACTTGCCCTCGGCGTGTTCGCGGGTCGCGCCCTTCAGCGCGTCGTTCGGCTTGCCGTCACGGGTGACGGACTCGATCACCCATTTGCCGGTTGTCGGGTCTTTCTTGTCGTCGGCAATAACCGAGGCCCCGAACACCGTGGCTACCAATCCCAGTGCGAGCAGCGTGCGCATGGTAACTCCTTGAATGTTGTTCACCCGCACAAAACGCGGGCCGGGAATGGTATAGCGGGAGTCGGCGGACGGGGCAGGAGGTGGAGGGCCGGCGCTACCACGCCTCTTCATCGGGGTTCGGATCGTACTCTTCCCAGGAAGTGAGGTCGAGCACGTTGGCGTACCAGCGCAAGTAGGCAGAGCAGAATGTGGTCACTGCGAGGCACGTGGGGACCAACAGAGAAGCACTCGAGATCACCCTCGCGATCAATTTCGTTTCTGTTTCCGCGTCGGATAAGGTCTCGATGACGACACAAACCAGGAACGTCGGGATCGCACAGAATAGTCCGGTGAAGAGTGCGAGCGGGAGAAATCGTTGATAGAGCGGAGGAGGGACGGAAACGTTGAAGGTCCAGAGAATGCGGTAGTGCAACGGGGCCGCGAGGTTTTTCGCAACACCGCGCCGCAGGAGATATGCGACCGCCGCGTTTACCTTATCGTGGTGTGTCATGCCGATGGGCACTACGCGCTGTGGAGCGTGATGAGTGTGAGTTCCGGGCGGCTCCCGACCCGGAACGGTGCGCTCGTGGTGCCGAGCCCGCGCGAGATGTACACCTTCGTGTTCGGTGCCTG
The Gemmata palustris DNA segment above includes these coding regions:
- a CDS encoding TIGR03067 domain-containing protein; translated protein: MRTLLALGLVATVFGASVIADDKKDPTTGKWVIESVTRDGKPNDALKGATREHAEGKYTLTPAKDSKAAPTTGTYTIDATKSPITIDIKPKGGTYDGKTLLGIAKLDGDTLTVAFAEPGKDRPTKFESAAGSGIVIAVHKKVK
- a CDS encoding DUF6404 family protein — encoded protein: MTHHDKVNAAVAYLLRRGVAKNLAAPLHYRILWTFNVSVPPPLYQRFLPLALFTGLFCAIPTFLVCVVIETLSDAETETKLIARVISSASLLVPTCLAVTTFCSAYLRWYANVLDLTSWEEYDPNPDEEAW